The following coding sequences are from one Nilaparvata lugens isolate BPH chromosome 6, ASM1435652v1, whole genome shotgun sequence window:
- the LOC111059392 gene encoding uncharacterized protein LOC111059392 isoform X2, with the protein MSDALMCCKMKSGSLHCSAFMPLRKCHAEMVLGRGLFSLTGPGCNLLLYSKDDRVVEEWVDAICQAKLEYEKRISTLQKKVSSRPSLHSCITPLNESFVGIEYASRKRKLDNQENCLPNVKRFLRMTDSSKGSTKQTCSENGNPLRAVMESNRQEGAQGGYYSLFKNF; encoded by the exons ATGTCAGATGCATTGATGTGTTGTAAAATGAAGTCGGGGAGTCTGCATTGTTCAGCGTTCATGCCTCTGAGGAAGTGTCACGCTGAAATGGTGCTTGGTAGAGGCCTTTTCTCGCTAACTGGTCCTGGCTGTAATCTGCTGCTCTATTCCAAAGATGATAGAGTAGTTGAGGAGTGGGTCGATGCTATATGCCAGGCAAAACTTGAG tatGAAAAAAGGATAAGCACTCTTCAGAAGAAGGTGTCGTCAAGACCATCCCTACATAGCTGTATAACTCCTTTAAATGAGTCATTTGTTGGAATAGAATATGCCTCGAGGAAACGCAAATTG gataatcaagaaaattgCTTGCCAAATGTGAAAAGATTCCTGAGAATGACTGATTCTTCCAAAGGATCGACAAAGCAG ACTTGTTCAGAAAATGGAAATCCACTGAGGGCTGTAATGGAATCAAATAGGCAGGAAGGCGCACAAGGAGGATATTATTCACTTTTCAAGAATTTTTGA
- the LOC111059392 gene encoding rac guanine nucleotide exchange factor JJ isoform X1: MSYSELNSPERTLSDELKELIDNRNILTEKTKHKVINDLQREKIEKEEKRLNMQMKTMNELVESERKYLCQLETLLRFFRTPLEDTIKNTAASKVFENIETIRNLNKVLLQRISTDLTPNKIAEAFIELAPFFKLYTNYTNDYKRTILAIQEVRRQNQRIDDNVARQESRPEVANRINSLLIVPVQRVPRYRLLLRELAEHTLAESNEKTLVEHALRRIEEVTEYINSQVNQQDNVQRLLQIQMSLADGKPSIILPGRTLIKEGVLMKVADNEDKGNHAILC; this comes from the exons atgagttattcaGAGTTGAACAGTCCCGAAAGGACCCTGAGTGATGAGTTGAAAGAACTGATCGATAACAGAAATATCCTGAcagagaaaacaaagcacaaag TTATCAACGACTTACAAAGAGAGAAAAtcgagaaagaagaaaagagattGAACATGCAGATGAAAACTATGAACGAATTAGTTGAATCTGAAAGGAAATATTTGTGTCAGCTTGAAACATTGTTGAGG tttttcagaaCACCATTGGAAGACACAATCAAAAATACGGCCGCCAGTAAAGTTTTCGAAAACATTGAAACAATCAGAAACCTGAACAAAGTACTTCTTCAAAGGATTAGCACAGACTTGACGCCGAACAAGATTGCTGAAGCATTCATAGAACTTGCGCCATTCTTCAAACTGTATACAAATTACACCAATGATTACAAGCGGACGATATTAGCAATACAGGAGGTCCGCCGACAGAATCAACGAATAGATGATAACGTTGCTCGTCAAGAATCCAGACCTGAAGTTGCCAATCGCATCAATTCACTGCTAATTGTTCCCGTACAAAGAGTACCCCGATATAGGTTGCTACTGAGAGAACTAGCCGAACATACACTGGCCGAATCGAACGAGAAAACATTGGTGGAACATGCATTGAGAAGGATTGAAGAGGTGACTGAGTACATCAACAGCCAGGTCAATCAGCAAGATAATGTTCAGAGATTGCTGCAAATACAGATGAGTCTAGCAGATGGTAAGCCAAGTATTATTCTGCCTGGAAGAACGTTGATAAAAGAGGGAGTACTAATGAAGGTTGCTGATAATGAGGATAAGGGAAACCACGCCATTTTGTGTTGA